TTTATTGTGGAAGCTTTATATACAGCAAAAGCAACAGCAGATGGTGGACGTCAAGGGAAGGTAACAAGTAGTGACGGTACGCTTGATCTCACATTGTCCATGCCTAAGTCATTAGGCGGACAAGAAAAAGAAGGATCAACAAACCCAGAGCAACTATTTGCTGCAGGCTATTCTGCTTGCTTCGATAGCGCATTGAATGCCGTTGCCAGACAGTTTAAAAAAAGAATTGAATCTAAGGTTACATCTGAAGTATCTATAGGGAAAGATTCAGAAGGCGGTTTCAAACTTGCAGTTGTTCTTTCCGTTGTAGTTAACGGTGTTTCACTTGAAGAAGCGGAAGAGTTAGTCGAGCAAGCTCATTCATTTTGCCCATACTCAAAAGCAACTAAAGGGAACATAGACGTAGAACTAAAAACATCCTTGTTTTAAGTTGAATAATGTCTAGGAATAAAAAAGGATTAGAGGCACTCTTGCCTCTAATCCTTTTCACATCGACTCTCTTAAAAACTGCTTTGGCGACATTCCAATGTATTTCTTAAAGACATGACTGAAGTACTTGTAATCACTAAACCCAGTAGTCTCAGCAACCTCGTATACAAGCATTTTTTCATTTTGAAGCTTATCAAGTGCTTTTGTAATTCTGTACCTGGTAAGAAATTCGTTGAAACTGTATCCAGTTGTTTCTTTAAGCTTAGTATTAATGCTGACAGTGGAGAGACCAATTTCCTCACTAAGCATGGCTAGAGTGATTTTCTGGTCATAGTACCCTTTAATGTAGCGAACGGCATCTGCGGCATAGGTTGATTCCGCCTCAGAATCCAGTGTAAATTGAAGCAAGTCGTTCATAACTTTTGACTGTTCGTGCTGCTTTTTTTCCTGAACATCTTTCGTTAATTGTTTTAACGATTCACTAAGCTCCTTCAAATCGATTGGCTTCAACAGATAATCCCGAACACCGAGACCAATGGCTTGTTGAGCATAGGTGAATTCACCATAACCTGATAGAATAATGGCTTCATATTGTTGAATGGGCTTCGTTTCCTTCAACATCTGCAAACCATCTTTAAATGGCATTCGAATATCTGTAATCACAATATCAGGCTGTGTCTCAGCAATGATTTGGCAACCCTCTTCTCCATTTTCTGCCGTTCCGACAACTACGCAGCCACTGCTAAGCCAATCCATGCGATAAAGCAGTCCTTTAAGAATCATAGGCTCATCTTCTACTAATACGACCTTTATCATTATTGCCTCACCCCTTATATGGAATTCGCAAAGAAATGACGGTTCCTTCTCCTAATGTTGTCTCTATATCAAGCCCATATTCAGTGCCATACAAAAGCTGAATTAGCTGGTGAGTATTCTTCATTCCGGTATGTTCGGTTTCCTTCAGGTCTCCTGCTAGAATCAACTGCACCAATGCTTGAGTCTCAGGCGACATACCCAAGCCCGTTATCTTTAACTTGAATCAGCATAAGTGTTTCATCAAGTACCTCTATTGTCAGTTCGACTAGCAAATAATGTGTTTCATTTATATTATGCTTTATCGCATTCTCGATTAAAGGTTGAATCATCAGTTTTGGTATATGCGCCTCGTATACGTAGGGCTCTATTTGAATGGAGTAGTTCAGTCTTTTTCCATACCTCATCTTCTGAAGGGAAAAGTAATCTTCAAGATAACTCAAATCCTTCTTCAACGGTACTGTTGTATCTCCAAAATTTGCATTATAACGCATTAGCTTTGCTGTTTTGACAATCATATCCGAAGCATTTTCAGGATCAGCCAATGTTTCATACTTAATCATTTCGAGCACATTAAAAAGAAAATGCGGATTAAACTTTGCTTCAAGATGCTTCATCTCACTTAATCGTCTTTTCTCCATAATTTCTTGATTCTGATCAACCAGAAATTGAATTTCATTTATTTTACTCGTGTATTCTTCATATATAGTCTGTACTTCATCAAAAATATGTTCCTTTTGAAAGTGTTGATTATGATTTTTAGTAGAAATCATCGTAACGAGCGCATCAAAAGGCTGCAGTGACTTTTTTAATATTTTTGGTGTGACAATCCATACTACAAGGATCATCACCAAGCTGCTTACAACCATTGTTAGAAGCCCATAGAATAATAGCAAACGATATGAATTAATCGACGTTAGTGTAATAACTTGAATGTCATTTTCAGAGATGGTTGTACGTGTTTTATAAAAATAATCAGTATCAGATTGTATAAAGTGCCCTTTTTCAAGCTCTAACTTACCAAGAGTCGTTAAAGCAAAGGAATGACTATAAAAGATGACGTTATCAAATGGATCCGTCACAAATAATAGCTGATTATTGGTTGATGGAAGTTGATTCTCAAGAAAAAACATTAGATACCCAATCGTACCATCACTACCCGGTATCGCTGCTGTAAATACATAGGACGCGTCATGGTTCACATCCATAATTCGCTTGTTTAATCGCTCTTCAATCATGCCGTTTTTATTTGCTTTGTTAACCAACTCATTCATAAAAATACTTTGACTCAGCTCCTGCTCGATTCCATCATAATAACTAGTAGCTACGATCTCTTCCTCTTCATTTAGCAGAACAAAGTCAGCGTTCATCTGCTGTTCATTCCTAAAATCATAGAGGATACGGTTTGTTTCATTCCCCCCACTAGCTCCAGATAAAAATGACGTGATGGTTTCGTCTTTAATTAATGAAGACAAGCCAGCCCTATATTCTTCAAATCCTGCTTCAATCTCAGCAGCAACCTGCTCATTTATTTTTTGATTTGGCTTTACGATAGATACATTAAAAATCAGATATAAAGAAATCAAATACACAAAGAGAATAATAGCTATAATGACAACTGCGTATTTTATAAAAGAGCGTTTGATATCATCTTTGATTTTTCTGCGTTCCATATATGCCAACTCCACTATGCCTGTTTAAAAATAGGGCTACCTTGATAGAAAGGCAGCCCAATCACTTTTACAAATTCATTTCTTTTTTACCGGATAGCTTAAAGAACAATAACAGCGATAAAATCGATGTAACAGTTAAGATCGCTGAGTAGGCCGAGGCATTTCCAAAGTTTCCACGAATAACCTCTGAATAGATTGATACAGCCAATGTTTGCGTGTTGCTTGAATACAAGATAATCGATGCACTAAGCTCACCAAGAATGGTAATCCAACTCATAATGGCCCCAGCTAACACACCCGGCATCATCATAGGCACAATAACTTTAAAGAACGTTCGTTTTTCTGATGCACCCAGGCTAATAGCCGCTTCCTCCATACTTGGACTGATCTGACTAACTATGGCCGTACTTGAGCGGATCGTATACGGCATCCGGCGAATAACAAAGGCCAGTACCATAATCAACGCTGTACCAGTTAAGAAAAAAGGTGCATCATTAAAGGCAAATACAAGTGCGATCCCAAGAACAGAGCCTGGAATAACAAATGGCAGCATCGAAATGGTATCTAACATGGACGTAATAACGTTACGCTTACGAACAGTCAGATAGGCAATAAAGATACCAAGCACTACAATGATAGCGATTGCAAATAACCCTAGTTTATAGGTATTGAGGATCATGGAAAGATCCCTATTAAATAAAATGGTTTCATAGTTTTGAAGCGAGAATCTACCTGTGTATACCTGGCCACCCGTTGTCTCCAAGAAAGAAGTGTAGACTACTACTAGTTGCGGTAATATGGATAAAAGGGCAATGATATAAACAGCCCCATGACTCAACACATTTTTGATGCCATAGCTTCTTTTCACTTCCATTGGTTTAAGAGCTGACATCGAGTATGCATACTGGCGTGAGATAATTCGCTGCACAAGAAACAGAGCAATCGTCACGATAATGAAGATAGCGGCAATGGCAGCGGCAAATCCTGCATCTCCACCAACCTCACTCATAAATTGAGTATATATTAAAACAGGGATCGTTCGATACCCTTCACCAATAAGCATCGGTGTCCCAAAATCTGCAATCACACGCATAAATACCAGTAGTGAACTAGCCAATATCGTTGGTGTAATTAACGGTACCACGATTTTCATGACACGCTGAATCCCAGAATACCCAAGACTTTCCGCAGCTTCAATCAATGAATTATCTAAATTCTTAAGCGCTCCTGAGATATAAATAAAGATTAACGGAAATGACTGCAATGTCAGCACAAGCACGATGCCTGCAAATCCATAAATTCCATCATAGTTCATATCAAAGGTGTTATTTAGAAATTTAGTGACGATACCACCTCGGCCTAGCAATTGGATCCACGCATACGCTCCAATAAATGGAGGCGAAATATAGGAAACGATGACGAGAATTTGAATGGTTTTGCTTCCAAAGATCTTCACTCGTCGTAAGATATACGCAAGCGGTAACCCTATTAAAACAGCTAGAAGCGTACTCACAATGGTAACTTTTATACTGTTCCATAAGGTAACCCAATAGAATTTACGTTCAAAGAAATGAGCAAAGTGCTCAAGTGTAAATGTACCTGACCCTGAATCATACACACTTTTATTCAGTACAAGAATGACTGGAAATAAGATAAATAAAGCAAAGAATAGCATGATAAATAAGGTAATAAGGTTCCAACCATTAAGGCTTTTGCGCAGCATATTACTCACCTGCCTTAATCAGTGTCATCTCACTCGCTGCATCAAACACATTAATCAACTTCGGCTTTACCTTCAAATGAACAGCTGTCCCTTCAGGAATAATGGCATGATCCTCTATATTCTGGACCACTTCTACCTTCTCTCCTGATGTTAATGTGATGAAATAATGCGTATTAATGCCTAAAAACATTGTTTTGTCTACTACTCCAGCGATTGCACTTGTATCTGTTGTGACAACAAATTCCTGTGGTCTAACAGAGGCTAGCACTTGCTGACCTACTTTTACCGTATCAACAAGATTATTCAGTTTTTCACGGTAGCCATCATTAAAGACTACGTAGTTTCCATCCTGATGCTTTTCAACTATTCCTTTTACAACATTGGACGTTCCTATAAACTGAGCCACAAATAAATTATTTGGTCGAAGATAGATGTTTTCTGGTTTACCAATCTGTTGAATAATTCCTTTATTCATGACCGCAATCCGATCAGAAATAGCTAACGCTTCTTCTTGATCATGCGTGACATATACAGTAGTAATGCCTACTTCCTGCTGAATCTCCTTAATAGCATTACGCATTTCGACACGAAGCTTCGCATCCAAGTTTGATAACGGCTCATCCATTAACAACACCTTTGGATTAATGACTAATGCCCGCGCCAGAGCTACCCGCTGCTGCTGCCCACCTGAAAGCTTATCAGGCTTCTTCGCATGATGATCCTCAATTCGAACAACCTTCATCATCTCATTGATACGACTCTGCATATTTTTCTTATCAACATTCTGTGCCTTCAGACCAAATGCAATATTTTCTTCTACAGTCATATGAGGAAAGATTGCATAGTTTTGAAA
The nucleotide sequence above comes from Alkalicoccobacillus plakortidis. Encoded proteins:
- a CDS encoding ABC transporter ATP-binding protein, with amino-acid sequence MSVAIHIDKVVKKYEDHTVINGLSLTIKPGELFTLLGPSGCGKTTLLRMIIGFNSIEGGAIKVDDQVINTIPVNKRKMGMVFQNYAIFPHMTVEENIAFGLKAQNVDKKNMQSRINEMMKVVRIEDHHAKKPDKLSGGQQQRVALARALVINPKVLLMDEPLSNLDAKLRVEMRNAIKEIQQEVGITTVYVTHDQEEALAISDRIAVMNKGIIQQIGKPENIYLRPNNLFVAQFIGTSNVVKGIVEKHQDGNYVVFNDGYREKLNNLVDTVKVGQQVLASVRPQEFVVTTDTSAIAGVVDKTMFLGINTHYFITLTSGEKVEVVQNIEDHAIIPEGTAVHLKVKPKLINVFDAASEMTLIKAGE
- a CDS encoding ABC transporter permease, whose translation is MLRKSLNGWNLITLFIMLFFALFILFPVILVLNKSVYDSGSGTFTLEHFAHFFERKFYWVTLWNSIKVTIVSTLLAVLIGLPLAYILRRVKIFGSKTIQILVIVSYISPPFIGAYAWIQLLGRGGIVTKFLNNTFDMNYDGIYGFAGIVLVLTLQSFPLIFIYISGALKNLDNSLIEAAESLGYSGIQRVMKIVVPLITPTILASSLLVFMRVIADFGTPMLIGEGYRTIPVLIYTQFMSEVGGDAGFAAAIAAIFIIVTIALFLVQRIISRQYAYSMSALKPMEVKRSYGIKNVLSHGAVYIIALLSILPQLVVVYTSFLETTGGQVYTGRFSLQNYETILFNRDLSMILNTYKLGLFAIAIIVVLGIFIAYLTVRKRNVITSMLDTISMLPFVIPGSVLGIALVFAFNDAPFFLTGTALIMVLAFVIRRMPYTIRSSTAIVSQISPSMEEAAISLGASEKRTFFKVIVPMMMPGVLAGAIMSWITILGELSASIILYSSNTQTLAVSIYSEVIRGNFGNASAYSAILTVTSILSLLLFFKLSGKKEMNL
- a CDS encoding organic hydroperoxide resistance protein, whose amino-acid sequence is MEALYTAKATADGGRQGKVTSSDGTLDLTLSMPKSLGGQEKEGSTNPEQLFAAGYSACFDSALNAVARQFKKRIESKVTSEVSIGKDSEGGFKLAVVLSVVVNGVSLEEAEELVEQAHSFCPYSKATKGNIDVELKTSLF
- a CDS encoding response regulator transcription factor; translation: MIKVVLVEDEPMILKGLLYRMDWLSSGCVVVGTAENGEEGCQIIAETQPDIVITDIRMPFKDGLQMLKETKPIQQYEAIILSGYGEFTYAQQAIGLGVRDYLLKPIDLKELSESLKQLTKDVQEKKQHEQSKVMNDLLQFTLDSEAESTYAADAVRYIKGYYDQKITLAMLSEEIGLSTVSINTKLKETTGYSFNEFLTRYRITKALDKLQNEKMLVYEVAETTGFSDYKYFSHVFKKYIGMSPKQFLRESM
- a CDS encoding sensor histidine kinase produces the protein MSPETQALVQLILAGDLKETEHTGMKNTHQLIQLLYGTEYGLDIETTLGEGTVISLRIPYKG
- a CDS encoding sensor histidine kinase; translation: MERRKIKDDIKRSFIKYAVVIIAIILFVYLISLYLIFNVSIVKPNQKINEQVAAEIEAGFEEYRAGLSSLIKDETITSFLSGASGGNETNRILYDFRNEQQMNADFVLLNEEEEIVATSYYDGIEQELSQSIFMNELVNKANKNGMIEERLNKRIMDVNHDASYVFTAAIPGSDGTIGYLMFFLENQLPSTNNQLLFVTDPFDNVIFYSHSFALTTLGKLELEKGHFIQSDTDYFYKTRTTISENDIQVITLTSINSYRLLLFYGLLTMVVSSLVMILVVWIVTPKILKKSLQPFDALVTMISTKNHNQHFQKEHIFDEVQTIYEEYTSKINEIQFLVDQNQEIMEKRRLSEMKHLEAKFNPHFLFNVLEMIKYETLADPENASDMIVKTAKLMRYNANFGDTTVPLKKDLSYLEDYFSLQKMRYGKRLNYSIQIEPYVYEAHIPKLMIQPLIENAIKHNINETHYLLVELTIEVLDETLMLIQVKDNGLGYVA